The Gossypium hirsutum isolate 1008001.06 chromosome D07, Gossypium_hirsutum_v2.1, whole genome shotgun sequence genome includes the window TCAGTTCAGAATACATAGTTCCTCCCGACATGAATGTCTTGGATATGTGGGGAAAGCCATAGGTTCCCAGTCGACTTCTTTTCCGTTCAAACGCGCATTCCTTCTATCTTgtctcttttctaactctttccttctctgtttggtatttggtttaaatcctaaaccaaaaCGATCTTGTTTGTATTTCACTACTGGTGCCCCCATCCTTCCCTGAAGGCATCTTCCAAGTCCTCTTCCAGGCACAGCTCCTTTCCCAACTGTCGCTTGTAATCCCATCCTTGTGGCTTTAGACATGCTGGGCGTCGGAATCTTCTTTCCCCCTATGACAAAGGTTGCATTTACGaactccaaagatcgaaaagAACATTCAACTGCCTCGTCGTCTATTCCCAAATATGGTGTATCATTGGTTACCAATGCAATGATATCTTCCTCGGCGTCAATTGTAATTAACCGGCCTTCTATTACCAATTTTAACTTCTGGTGCAATGATGAAGGCACCGCCCCTGCCGAATGAATCCAGGGTCTTCCTAATAAGCAATTATATGacggcttgatatccatcactaggAAGTCCACATCGTATGTATTTGGGCCAATTAAAAGAGGTACTTCTATTCTTCCTATCACCTTTCTTTCGGTACCATCAAacgctctcactatattttggcatgatctCATGTGAGAGTTATCCACCGGTAACCTACTTAAGGTAGATAGGGGTAAAACATTCAAGGCTGATCCATTGTCAATTAGCACTCCAGCTAACATATACTCCCCGCAACGAGCAGTGATGTGTAATGCTTTGGTAGATCCTCTTCCCctggcggtatttcatcatcattaaaaagatgaaattatCGGCATTGATATTATTAACCAAGCGGTCCAACTTATTCACCGAGATATCTTTAGTGacataaatttcatttagcaccttaatcaacgcattacgatgtatctctgaacttataagcaactcaatacGGAGATACGAGCCGGTTGCTTATGTAATTGTTCTACCACGCTGTACTCGCTATGTTtcaagaattttagaaattctttGGCTTGATTTTCAGTTACCGGCTGATTGACACTCGATTCAATTTCGTCTGTTTTTGTTTTTCCTAGCTCAACTGCTAAAGCTTTTTCTTTTCCAGATTTCACTATCGCGTCTGCCGGATCATAGCGCTTTCCACTTCGTGTATagaatccttccttcttttctgAAGCATTTACCGAGCTCTCTTTTCCTGGAATCGTTACATTGCAATCGTAactccaaggaacctttttgttatccttgtaaggaaaggatacaggtttttggattataaCTTTTGGCCCTATTTGTATTCCAGATTCTTTGTTCATTGGCTTTGAAATGATAACCACTGGATGACGAAGCTCTTGGGTTCTCCTTGCAGATCCTTCTCCTGTAGCACAAACTTCTTCCTCTTTTAACCCTttgatttcttcataaaactccatttctttgctaTCCATAAAGTTTTGCACCACGATTCCGAACTCGGTGCATTCCTGGATGTCATGATCTTCTTCTGCGTGGAACTCACAAAATCTCTTTGCTTGTTCAGGCCTTTCTATCGAATCTTGCTTGATAAGACCTCTTTTTACCATTTGTTTCCAAACCCATCCAAGAGGGGTTTTTATCTCTGCCACGTTGGCTTTGACTCTTCTTCCTTCATTCTCACTTATCGCGTTTACCCTATTATCGTCATGATTGGGCAACGGATTTTCTGCTACATTTGGCCCCGATGAGTCGCCAATCTTTACGATCCCCATATTGATAAGTTTCTCCACTAACTTCTTGAATGCAGTGCAGTTCTCAATCGAGTGCCCCTTAATCCCCGCGTGGTACTCGCATTGGGagtttgtgtcataccatttggggtacggaggttgcatgggttttaggtaaaatggagataccacatgtgcatcaaataaattCTGATACAATTCTTTATACGTCACCGGGATGGGTGTGAATTGAGGTCTTTCTATATTTGGCCTTGAATTGGACTCCCGTCTCGAAGAACCTTGCTGATTAGTGGTTGTTGCTCTGGCTTGTCCCACCGTGATTGATCTAGAATGGTCTTTGTTAAACATGCTTGTGTTATTTATCTCAtgctctttctttctcggtgctGACCTTTTAGCACTTTCTCCTGCTTCTATCTTGCCACTCcttatggcattttctatcatttctccaaACATCACTATGTCTGAAAAGCTTTTGGTGGCACTACCCAGCATGTGATTGAGAAATGGAGCTTTCAAAGTATTGATAAAAAGCATGGTTATCTCTTTTTCTAAAAGTGGTGGTTGAACTTGTGCTGCTACCTCCCTCCATCTTCGAGCATACTGGCGAAAGCTCTcattagttttcttttccatattttgcaaTACAATTCGATCGGGTGCTATGTCCATCACATGTCTGTACTGTTTTATAAAGGCCTGCGCCAAATCTTTCCAAGAGTGGATTTCAGCtcgactcaattgattgtaccatctaGCCGCTGACCCGATCAAACTATCCTGAAAACAGTGAACCAACAACTGCTCGTTGTTGATGTACCCGGTCATTTTTCGGcaaaacatagtgatatgagcATCGGGACAACTTGTCCCGTCATAtttttcaaactctggcattttaAACTTAGGAGGGAGGATTAAATCAGGcaccaagctcagatctttagcgTCCATTCCTCGGTGGTAATCAGCACTTTCCATGGCCTTAAActtttcctccagccatttacATCGGTCTTCCAATTGCTTTGACAGATCCACTTTCGTCTTTTCCACTTCTGCCACGTCATCGAGGTCAGGGACTATGAGATTGGTGGGATTCTCTCCGGAATTGTTACTTATTCCGATTGGAGGACTCGTTTGGAATTGTTGGGGTCTAATTGTAACAGAGGGTCTTTGTGGATACATTTTAGCTTGAGTATGCGCGTGCAGAGGGGTAAAGCCTGGAGGGTAAAGGGTTCATCACTATTTCCATCTTCAACATTAACAATAGGGTCCTTTCCCTTGTCTTTTCCTCCTTTCAACAGTTGCGTTAACTTTGCCATCATGTCGTCTTGGGATTCTCGCATCTCTTGCTGAATCTTTTCCAACCGCTCTTCTATCTGATCTTGCATATCTCTTTGGAGCTGCTCAAGTTTTTCTAGTCTTTGATCCATGTTTCTTGACTTCGCTCGAGTTCCGTAAGAGTGacggttttccaggttaactgaaataattttatttagttagggtcttttaatggtcattaatgcatataatgcaatgcatgaaatgaaagCAAAAGGCGTTAATTCTAGTTCAATTTCATTatgaaaactttactagaaaataaacttTTTTACATAAGGtggattacatatacgacttagccctaaaactcaaaattctAATCCTCCTAAGCAACGAGGCTAGCTCCTGTCCTCGACTCGACTCTAATTCGTACTTCACGCTTAACACATCAGCTTGTACTGCTAACGTCTGCAAGTGATCAGCCACCTCTCGGATTTGAAGCACGGCTTCTCCCATGATTTGATCTCTATCTCTTACTTGGTTCTGAAAGTAGTGCAACTGCTCAGTTTGACGATCTTCATTAGATCTCATGTGCTCAATCCGCATCTCGCAACTTCGCAATGCTGCTTCTAACTCTTCAATTCTTCGTTTCATCTCTTCAATTCTACTTAGGCTTGCTTTTAATTCCATCACAGAATTTCGATTTCGGTGCCGATTGAGAGATTCTTCTAACTCGGACACTCTATTTTCTagttcccctttttctttctgatTCTCTGACAGACTTTTCTTTAAAGTCTCGTTCTGGGTTTGAACTTCTTGAAACCTCGTTTCCCATCTATCAGCTTTGTTCTTTTCTTCTTGAACTTCCTTGCGCCATTGTTCAGAAGTCTTTCCCAACCCGGCGGTTCTCATTGATGatcgcaacttcttgtaatctgttttcaGACTGTCCAGATCTTCTTCAGCCCTAGCTTTTCCTTTTCTTAATCGCTCCATCTCGAGCTTCTGGACATCTACATCCAACCTTAAGTTTgttttttcttcctccatttgctctatctGTTTTTCCAACTCtgcatttcttctttcaaaatcttgCTTCAAAATTTCTAGTTCAGAAGGGATGACCCGTAAGTGCTCCTCTATCGAATGACTGCCTTCGGGGCTTGATTTGGGGACATTGTCATTGATTCTTCTGACCCTCCATTCTTCATATTCGGGGTTGTCATTGGTCCTACAGCTAGTCACTTCATTTGGTGAGTCTGATTCCACGCATTGGATATCTCTCGAATCCTCTTTTTGTAGCCATCACCCCCATACGAGAATTCACACTCGGCCAGCCCCTGGGTTGCGGGTATAAACTGTCTTGATCTGTACTGTCTGAGCACTAATAACGGGGCATAGCCAATAGCTCCCCAGATTCCAAgcaaagggacccaatcaaaactaccgCATCGGTACAAAATTTCGTCTGGAAGTAACCACGGAGCTCTCCATTCAATGTCTTCTTCATGCAAGTtttgaagaattgccatccatTTTTCCATTGAAATGTCGTCCCTtctcggtgtagctatcatctcCTTTAGCGGCGAATAGTTTTCAGAGAAGACCCGATATGACACCTTATCCActttccaaaaatgactgtggaaccacGCAAGTAacaactgtgcacatccaatgaaccTGCCTTCGCCCGCTCGCCGACAGGTACTCAATGATCTGAATGTCTCCGCTAAAATTGCTGGAACCGGGGTAACTCCTTTATCAAGGTGGTCGAACAAATCAGTAACCGCCTCATCAATATGCCCCAAAGCTCTAGGAAAGATAACTAAGCCATATATGCTTAGGGCGAAGATATCTACCCTCTTTTTTATATCCGGGTGCACCAAAGCCACATCTTTCAAACTCCTCCAAGAAATGCACTTGTTATCCCCTTTTTGTTTAATTCGGGCcgtaacccactgctcactcatgcCTGTTATGTTCATTAACCTTCTCAAAAAGGGTACATTTGCGGCTCTTGAGTAGATTCTGTCGACTTGACTCTTTGAACACCGAAGTAAAGCCATATATTCTTCTATCGTAGGCACCAAGTCAACTTTCCCGAACGAAAAACAACTATAGGCGGGATTCTAAAATTGTGCGAGAGCCCGGAATAGGTGCTTATCTACCTTCATATCTAGCAGGTACGGCAAGTCCCCGTAATGGGAATAAAACAACCGTCTGGCCTCCTCGTCCCAATGGTCCCAAATTCCTTTCAACTCTTGTAAATCGTTCTGGGTTATGCTGATGCGGGTAAAGTCCCATAGCTCTGATATATATCCTTCAGCCAAACTATCCCCTTTCTCTTGCTGTGTCGTTTCCGACCAAATTCGGACTGCCGCATTatcttccaccttatcaagaaaccttctttccatgataagctttctttCTAGAAACCGAATATGAACCAACGccttgaaataatgaaatgccATGCAGTTGAAATGTCATGCATCCAAAGTAAAACAACAAATATCAGTACCAGATGTAAACATATAATCCAAGACAATTCAAAAAGAATAAAAGCACATCAGGGTATCTACTAGGGTTTGGTGTAGTTCTACTTAAGGTGAGTTCCTAAGGTTTACTACACGGGGTTTGGTTCTAaagcaaaggtacccgaaccagcagattcctcgatcttcacccattataggctcatatagaccgagttcggttcaggggaatacatttccctatggctgcacggagatgaaaatctcacgaagacataggtacggatgtatcccgaaagcgatccactatcctgcacggaggtgaaaacctcacgaaggagtagcttctcactcccacttaaaaggtgtgaccaacggtcatgcaatgcaatgcaaagatataaaagtttaaaatacgaaacatgatgaaaactatagctcaaaacaaatgaaatgcaatgagaagatcgtatatttaaatcaaattttcaactttcgacaaaaagacaaaaaataatcaactcgtggcttgactcacTTATTTTGAAAAAGTCCCCaccggagtcgccaagctgttgacaccattttttggatgaaaacggggtcgacttggattttgaaaaaaaagaatgaaaacgggagtcgccaccaatccttttttgacgaggtgtgattgggtcacctcaaaaggtggttgtttttaataaatgatttaattttattaaaacaacgattttggtctacgaaattcagaaaaatgagttcgggagtcggttacgcacgaggaaggattagcaccctcgatacgcccaaaattggtacctagttgattaattagtgtcttagtgtcgaaaatttgaaaacttgaaagaatttaaaatacgatccctctttgtaaagaaaatgctcaaatgttaaggaccttctcgtctcacaatataaaatgtcacatccagtaagttaggacacgacatcttgaattttcgagaacgagcttgccttttatataaaaattcgtgtatttcaaaaggttattcagttagttaaggtgaacgaggaaaatcgaaacccagtaagttagggcacgtttcctcgaattcccaaacaccgaatattgcctttacttgcaaaaatcttatttcgaggtaacgaaATGCCATACCGAGTAAGTTAGGgaacaacacctcgtatctccgagaataagcatttttcaaaactcatgtcacgatttaaaagagtattccgttatttaggttaaaggagaaaaatcgaaacccaataagttagggcacgattgtctcgaattaccaaatacggaatattacttttatgaaagaattattattgggttggatataatgataataagaataatattaaagtaaagtaaacaataatactatttataaatgtatatatatatgtatataatagaaatacacactactatataataataataaatatagaaatacaaaaagcaaatataataaaaatattaaattaaagtaataaaaataatactatatataaaatatatatatacataaaaatatacactaatatataatagtaatagtgatagcaaaaataataaaaatataagtaatattaataatatattagaatacaaaagtaaagtaataacaataggggtgataataataataatacaaacaataatacatatatataataatagtagttagaaataaaaaataataaaagtaacaataatgatagtaataatataaataaatatggagagggcatatataatataataataatataaaaaataatatatacatgagaaataataataatataaataatagtaaaaataataaaataataaaacaaagctctcaactctctttctccctcttttctaaatccggccgttggtccggctttgcttcggtcatggacccccacgggccgccattggcgccaccgtacacggcggccggacctcaaaaaacCTTTTTCGAtaatgaaaatatgggtaagcttcttacttttatttttactttcgtataaaaaaaacaaaataaaattgaaaggaaaacaataaacaaacaaagaactaaagataagaatagacaaaagaaacctcttttgctttgatttttgattaatctccaaaaactagcctttccaagaaacaaaaataaccttttttacaaaaaaacacctccaaaaaacaaaaaaaacctcctccaaaacaaagaacaatccttctccaaaaaaccaaaaacccacctctaaaaacaaagtcttgaatggcttttatagccaaattttacgagtggagtggttggggtggtttaggtggccaagggtggtggagttggtggctaaggtgggtggccaacaaaggtggtggagtaggtggctaaggtgggtggccaacaaaggtggtggagtaggtggccaaggtttttatttatttatttatttattttttgtgtttgggTTGGGATTAGGTTGGTTTaagttgggccaaaattgggcctttACAATATTCCTTGATTGTTTATATTCATTAGTGTATATTTAAATTTACGAATAATCAATTCGCGTTGTACATTATCATTCTATCACATTTTATCCACTTAAAAGGTTATGTTTCATGTCATTTAagtatcaaaaccaatttattcaaaaaacttTCAAGATAACACAAAGTTcggtatttggaatcttcgaaagaattgagccctaacatattgggttccaattttcctcgtcgaatctaaataatcgagaatatctctttaaattaaaacataaataaagagctcattctcgggaattcgatacgttgtgtcctaacgcattggatatgacatgttgttttatcgagacgaggatttttctaacaaataaaaataaaggcaatattcgatatttaggaattttgtgaaatcgaaccctaaattactgggttttgatttttttttacccaaataatcggatatccttctcaaatgcatagattttaaaagtcaaaagataaacttaatttcgaggatttaaaatgttgcgctctaacttactgagtgtgtcaatttatttctttgaaataagtgagtctcatcatccaatttattttattcaaattttcttttcaaaggatcatattttaaaatcttttcaaattctcgacactaagacattaaacaatcaattcggtaccaattttgggcgttacgagggtgctaacccttcctcgtgcgtaaccgactcccgaacctattttctcaaaattcgtagacctaaaatcgttttcaaggtgatccaatcacacctcactaaaagattggtggtgactcccattttcattttcaaagtcgacaactaaactttttttgtttttcaaaaaaatggtttcgacaggtaTAAAAAGAGATCCGTTATTGTTACAAAccattttcattttggttactCACTGTTTATTTGGGGTAATGCAATATTATTATATACTCATTTTAGTCATCTGActttaataagtttttattttagtcgctcttttattttattaaatttctatttttttatttttaagaattaattttagttttatttcctATGAAGAGAAAAACATGAGCTTTtacatgaaaaaaaatcattttatctttttaattttctttaatttttagaattaatttttgtttttttctagtAAAAGGCTAAGAATTAACTGGGATTTTATTGGgaaaaacttgaatttttatagaaaaaactatttttattttttttaaatttttttagaattaattttaaaattttcattaaatagggAAAACTTTAGGTTTTTTACAtgaaaaacttgagtttttacgAAAAACCAGAGTTCTTATGGGGAATTGAATTATAGGGAAAAATTGATGTTCCATTTTGTAGTTGAATAACTCAATTTCTCGTAAAAAAGAAAATgtgtgaccaaaataaaaacgtatttaagttgagtgactaaaatgagtgTACAATAATATCGCCTAACCCCAAATTAGCGTCAGATGCCCAAAATGAAAACTATTTGTAACAACGGTGCCTTTTCTTATTCTGAggctcaaaatgaaaatttataaaaattagatgaACAATCGTGTAGTTTACCCTTTGAAAATTCATCCTTAggtaataattatttctaattatATCTCAATGAcatatttaagtaattattttaACCGGTTAATATTTAGTATACTAgtgcatatatatttttatattctataagCAGTTTTAAAAAATGATCATATatcttttttttagtatttatttattttaatattttattatatctctATAAAACACTTCTCGCAACTTTCAGTCTTTCTTGTGAAGTCTAAAATCTCTAATTACAATGTATTAAATTATCTATCGAATTAGATGTAATTAAAGCATCCGTTAACACTTTCCTTTTATCAGAGAAGACCGCAAAAGAGTGAAAATAGAAGAAAACATGAAAGTCCAAACACATTAATAATAGTGTGAATTACATTATTAATCCCTTAATTAtagataatttttcattttggttatttaattaattacaatttgatcactaatgttttaaaaattattttttaatcaccttgtttTTATGTAGCTTACGGTTGCACTTTTTTCGTTGGCATGAAAACaattttagtcctaacttttatactttttttttatcaatttaaccttaattttatataaaaactataaaaaaaaactcaattcttttttaaaaaaatttatataaaaaatcaagaattttcaacatttccataaaataatgaaaacggataaaaaaataaatttcaatctcTTTAACATAACATTCATATGGTATAAAGCTTAAATAGGATTAAAAACTAATGTTCATATAAGAAAACTCAAGATTCTATTGCAATAAAGCTCAAGATTATTCaatattaatgtaacaccccaaacccggcttagacgttatggccgaatcagggagtgttacgaagaagggttttgaaactaATGTTACTTCGATAAAAACCTTGTATAGTTACTTGTTAAAAAGAGTTcgaacattacaaaacatattcactTACATATTCATTATTGAAACCGTCTTTAGTTTGTTCATTCACCAAAACATAATTTGCAGTGGAAACCTTAAAAGCTGTTATATTTTGAAAACTCAGTTCGTATTTTTAGAAAACATTTGTTTGCGTAAAATCGAGATTTTGTCACTTATCGCACTTTAGAAATCATAAATGCAtccaaatctaaaaatttaaaataaacagtTCAAAAGTCTagagagtccaaaaattacaaaactctcaagaaaaaccagaaatttaattaaaaccattAACTCTAAGAAAGTTTTCTTATTAGTGGTCACCACTGAGCCTCCGTCTCACCGACCAGCCTATGTTTGAGGGTTACCTGAACAAAACAACAAAtaatgtgagttttcataaactcagtgtgtaactcacGGGAACATATATGCATAAAATTTAGATTTCCAGTATATCAAAATGGAAGTGGACATAAGTTCTTAACAAAATCAGATCATATCAGAATCAGATTATCAGAAATATACAGATATGCAGAATCTTACCCCTATCCTCTATACATCATCTCTGTctatcccaacacaccatgtagggcaTAAAACACCcatccatccttacacaccacatAACGTCTGTACGACACTTATCAGAATAATATGCAGCCAAGCTGCTAGAATGTCGGCGAAACGTCACCTCACAAAACACTTCATCTACATATACAATCCCACCCCATATACTGATACAGAAAACAGATATGCGAACATAACAGTTTTAACATGTTCAAATACGGATATCATACAAACTTATGCAAATCAGTCAGACATACATATCGGTTTTCCTATACTCAATCAATCTATCAGATTGACAGATCTCATACGATAGGGTTTGGTTAGCTCTTACCGACCCTATGGAAGGCCCACAGTTGATCGGAACGACACGTGTGACCCTAGGGATAATTTCAGAATTTctggcccacacgcccaaattggccttgctcgtgtggcccacatggcctgacccatatcccacacgcccgtgcggcGTTGACAGACCACTTTTTAGCTTTCGTCGAACCTCAATTTCTCCTGTTTTCATTCCACACCTGGTTAGTTTCTGATGCTATAGCAATCCCGAGACCTCTGAAACCTAAAAATGCTATTCAAGCGATCAATTATAAGTGTCGAAACACCAATTTATCAAAACCTCAATCGACATACTTGAAAGTATTACTCAATTGAAAGGCTCGATCACTTACCAAAATAGTTACGACAGACCACACACACTACACGATAGAAGAGAATTTCGATCCCCTTGATTAACACCTACCACAAGAATTCACTACATTAACACATCTAAAAACGACTCACAATTGCACGAATTTCAAAAACACTTACCTACCACAATTCGAACAGGGATCACGGAACCAAAACGTAACTATTGAACGAATGTATCACGAATAGAAATCAAAGAAAGAAGAACCCAAGAAGTTTGTAGAGTCAGACAGGGAAAAACGTTTGGAAGAAGAATTTGGAGAAGAAAAGACGTCAAATGTGGAGAGGAAAATTTTGAGGGAAAGAAAAGTAAATCAGaattaaaattttgacaaaattccCCCACTCCATCCACTAAACA containing:
- the LOC121219193 gene encoding myosin heavy chain, cardiac muscle isoform-like; translated protein: MEEEKTNLRLDVDVQKLEMERLRKGKARAEEDLDSLKTDYKKLRSSMRTAGLGKTSEQWRKEVQEEKNKADRWETRFQEVQTQNETLKKSLSENQKEKGELENRVSELEESLNRHRNRNSVMELKASLSRIEEMKRRIEELEAALRSCEMRIEHMRSNEDRQTEQLHYFQNQVRDRDQIMGEAVLQIREVADHLQTLAVQADVLSVKYELESSRGQELASLLRRIRILSFRAKSYM